A genomic region of Pseudomonas sp. KU43P contains the following coding sequences:
- the rnd gene encoding ribonuclease D: MAIEIHWIRDDQTLAEGCRKWRQLPFVAVDTEFMRVDTFYPKAGLIQVGDGQCAFLIDPLLINDWQPLADLLDDSAVVKVLHACSEDLEVLLRLTGKLPQPLFDTQLAAGYLNLGFSMGYSRLVQEVLAIELPKGETRSDWLQRPLSETQVSYAAEDAVHLAELFAALRPRLSDDKYAWVLDDGAELVAALRREVEPQTLYRDVKLAWKLSRQQLAVLRELCAWREREARSRDVPRNRILKEHSLWPMAKTQPDNLSALAKIEEMHPRTIRQDGAHLIELIKRAGSLPPEQWPPAQPEPLPIEASGILKRLRAIGQAEGERLGIAPELMLRKKTLEALLKSGYPNGPYQLPDSLRGWRRERMGQALLDELAGAGETR; this comes from the coding sequence GTGGCCATCGAAATACACTGGATCCGTGACGACCAGACCCTGGCCGAAGGCTGCCGCAAGTGGCGTCAACTGCCCTTTGTGGCCGTTGACACCGAATTCATGCGGGTCGACACCTTTTACCCCAAAGCCGGCCTGATCCAGGTCGGTGACGGCCAGTGCGCTTTCCTCATCGACCCGTTGCTGATCAATGACTGGCAGCCGCTTGCTGACCTGCTCGACGACAGCGCCGTGGTCAAGGTGCTGCATGCCTGCAGCGAAGACCTCGAGGTGCTGTTGCGCCTGACCGGCAAGCTGCCGCAGCCGCTGTTCGACACGCAACTGGCCGCCGGTTACCTGAACCTGGGTTTCTCAATGGGCTATTCGCGCCTGGTGCAGGAGGTGCTCGCCATCGAGCTGCCCAAGGGCGAAACCCGCTCCGACTGGCTACAGCGCCCGCTGTCGGAAACCCAGGTCAGCTACGCCGCCGAGGATGCCGTGCACCTGGCCGAGCTGTTCGCCGCCCTGCGCCCGCGGCTGTCTGACGACAAATACGCCTGGGTGTTGGATGACGGCGCCGAACTGGTCGCGGCCCTGCGCCGCGAAGTCGAACCGCAAACCCTGTATCGCGACGTCAAGTTGGCCTGGAAGCTGAGCCGTCAGCAACTGGCCGTGCTGCGCGAGCTGTGCGCCTGGCGCGAACGCGAGGCCCGCAGCCGCGATGTGCCGCGCAATCGCATTCTCAAGGAGCACTCGTTGTGGCCCATGGCCAAGACCCAGCCGGACAACCTGTCGGCGCTGGCCAAGATCGAAGAAATGCACCCGCGCACCATCCGCCAGGACGGCGCCCACCTGATCGAGCTGATCAAGCGCGCAGGCAGCCTGCCGCCTGAGCAATGGCCACCGGCACAGCCCGAGCCGCTGCCGATCGAAGCCTCCGGCATCCTCAAGCGCCTGCGCGCCATCGGCCAGGCCGAAGGCGAGCGCTTGGGGATCGCCCCGGAGCTGATGCTGCGCAAGAAGACCCTGGAAGCGCTGCTCAAGAGCGGCTACCCCAATGGCCCCTATCAACTGCCCGATTCGCTGCGCGGCTGGCGCCGTGAGCGCATGGGCCAGGCCCTGCTGGATGAGCTGGCAGGCGCCGGAGAAACCCGATGA
- a CDS encoding YcgL domain-containing protein: MKRICSIYKSPRKNEMYLYVLKAEGLERVPEGLLPFFGTPVHAFDLVLTPERKLAREDIAKVLENLDNQGYHLQMPPQDDDYIEHLPEELLRRNDPA; encoded by the coding sequence ATGAAACGTATCTGCTCGATCTACAAGAGCCCCCGCAAGAACGAAATGTACCTTTACGTGCTCAAGGCCGAGGGCCTGGAGCGTGTGCCCGAGGGCTTGCTGCCGTTCTTCGGCACTCCCGTGCACGCCTTCGACCTGGTGCTGACCCCCGAGCGCAAGCTGGCCCGCGAAGACATCGCCAAGGTGCTGGAGAACCTCGACAACCAAGGCTATCACCTGCAGATGCCGCCGCAGGACGATGACTACATCGAGCACCTGCCCGAAGAGCTGCTGCGCCGTAACGACCCTGCTTGA
- a CDS encoding YcgN family cysteine cluster protein yields MIAESAPFWRRKTLEQLDPQEWESLCDGCGLCCLQKLEDEDDNSVYYTRIACKLLDLDTCQCSDYPNRFAQVPDCIQLTPGKADQFKWLPSTCGYRLVSEGKDLPAWHHLVCGDRKQVHEQRISQSGRMLSEHDVDEDDWEDHLIFRAS; encoded by the coding sequence ATGATCGCTGAAAGCGCGCCGTTCTGGCGGCGCAAGACCCTCGAACAACTCGACCCGCAGGAATGGGAGTCGCTGTGCGACGGCTGTGGCCTGTGCTGCCTGCAGAAGCTCGAGGACGAAGACGACAACAGCGTCTATTACACGCGCATCGCCTGCAAGCTGCTCGACCTCGATACCTGCCAGTGCAGCGACTACCCCAACCGCTTCGCCCAGGTGCCCGATTGCATCCAGCTCACGCCGGGCAAGGCCGATCAGTTCAAGTGGCTGCCGAGCACCTGCGGCTATCGCCTGGTGAGTGAAGGCAAGGATCTGCCGGCCTGGCACCACCTGGTCTGCGGTGACCGCAAGCAGGTTCATGAACAGCGTATTTCCCAGTCGGGGCGTATGCTCAGTGAACATGATGTAGATGAAGACGACTGGGAAGACCACCTGATCTTTCGCGCCAGCTGA
- a CDS encoding nitroreductase family protein — protein sequence MSATPRIADYAINEQFINRWSPRAFTAEPISEQTLLSFLEAARWAPSAYNSQPWRFLYARRDTPNWARYLDLLVPFNRSWAQQASALVLVISKTTFAAPGSTEEKPALWHTFDTGSAWGHLALQASISGWHTHGMAGFDKELARSELKVPEGYELHAMVAIGKLGDKASLDEALQAREVPSPRKPLSELAAEGDFSL from the coding sequence ATGAGCGCCACCCCCCGCATCGCCGATTACGCCATCAACGAGCAGTTCATCAACCGCTGGTCGCCACGCGCCTTCACCGCCGAGCCGATCAGCGAACAGACGCTGTTGAGCTTCCTGGAAGCCGCGCGTTGGGCGCCGTCGGCCTACAACTCGCAGCCGTGGCGCTTCCTCTACGCGCGCCGCGACACGCCGAACTGGGCGCGCTACCTGGATCTGCTGGTGCCGTTCAACCGCAGCTGGGCGCAGCAGGCGTCGGCGCTGGTGCTGGTGATTTCCAAGACCACCTTCGCGGCCCCTGGCTCCACCGAGGAAAAACCGGCCCTGTGGCACACCTTCGACACCGGCTCCGCCTGGGGTCACCTGGCGCTGCAGGCGAGCATCAGCGGCTGGCACACCCACGGCATGGCCGGCTTCGACAAGGAACTGGCGCGGTCCGAGCTGAAGGTGCCGGAAGGCTACGAACTGCATGCCATGGTGGCGATCGGCAAGCTGGGCGACAAGGCCAGCCTCGACGAGGCCCTGCAGGCGCGCGAAGTGCCGAGCCCGCGCAAGCCGCTGAGCGAGCTGGCGGCGGAAGGTGATTTCAGCCTGTAA
- a CDS encoding D-2-hydroxyacid dehydrogenase, which produces MRVLIAEHSHDHYARLLAEAAPDLEILTSGDSAELAAQAPQCAVWLGQPDLLASLLRQGHKPAWLQSTWAGITPLLAEGLPRDYRLSRAVGIFGQVMAEYMLTYMLGHEREVLSRLVSQVERRWDDRPGRTLEGRKVLIVGTGDIGQRVAEFLVPFGVSVYGIASSARSQAPFVEVAGLSELPRLVGEVDYVLNLLPDTPATHDLYDAALFRRFQPTALFINAGRGAAVVDADLVEALKEGHLAGAVIDVCRQEPLPQRHPFWTAWGLLLTGHSSAPTSPAAMVRLFVENARAYAAGQGLRGEVDFAKGY; this is translated from the coding sequence ATGCGCGTTCTGATCGCTGAACACAGCCACGACCATTACGCCCGATTGCTCGCCGAGGCCGCCCCTGATCTGGAAATCCTGACCAGCGGCGATTCGGCCGAACTGGCCGCCCAAGCCCCGCAATGCGCTGTCTGGCTGGGCCAGCCAGACCTGCTGGCGAGCCTGCTGCGCCAGGGCCACAAGCCGGCCTGGTTGCAATCGACCTGGGCGGGCATCACGCCGTTGCTGGCCGAGGGGTTGCCGCGGGATTACCGCCTGAGCCGTGCGGTGGGCATCTTTGGCCAGGTGATGGCCGAATACATGCTCACCTACATGCTCGGCCACGAGCGCGAAGTGCTGTCGCGCCTGGTCAGCCAGGTCGAGCGGCGCTGGGACGACCGCCCCGGGCGAACGCTGGAAGGCCGCAAGGTGCTCATCGTCGGGACCGGTGACATCGGCCAGCGCGTGGCCGAGTTCCTCGTGCCCTTCGGTGTGAGCGTGTACGGCATCGCCAGCAGTGCCCGCAGCCAGGCACCGTTCGTCGAGGTGGCAGGGCTCTCGGAGCTGCCGCGTCTGGTTGGCGAGGTGGACTACGTGCTCAACCTGCTGCCGGACACCCCGGCCACGCACGATCTGTACGATGCGGCGCTGTTCCGCCGCTTCCAGCCCACGGCGCTGTTCATCAATGCAGGGCGTGGCGCGGCGGTGGTCGACGCTGATCTGGTCGAGGCGTTGAAGGAAGGGCACCTGGCGGGTGCAGTGATCGATGTGTGCCGGCAGGAGCCGCTGCCGCAGCGCCACCCGTTCTGGACAGCCTGGGGGTTGTTGCTGACCGGGCACAGCTCGGCACCGACCTCGCCGGCGGCGATGGTGCGGTTGTTTGTCGAGAATGCGCGGGCGTATGCGGCGGGGCAGGGGCTGCGTGGGGAAGTGGATTTCGCCAAGGGTTACTGA